The proteins below come from a single Nitrospirota bacterium genomic window:
- the hemL gene encoding glutamate-1-semialdehyde 2,1-aminomutase, with translation MKTYRKSQKYFNQAKAVMPGGVNSPVRAFKAVGGNPIFIKRAKGSKIYDVDGNSYIDYVLSWGPLILGHAHPKVVKALKSAIERGTSYGAPTLLEIELANLVIKAYPSIDKVRMVNSGTEAAMSAIRVARGFTKRDKIIKFEGCYHGHANGLLVKAGSGAMTFGVPDSPGVPKSYAQNTITLPFNDLGALKTVIEREWKSAACVIVEPVVGNIGCVLPRPGFLEALRELTKKYGIILIFDEVMTGFRVAYGGAQEYFKIKPDMTCLGKVIGGGLPVGAYGGKKEIMSMVSPEGPVYQAGTLSGNPLAMTAGIETLKILSGKGTYKKLEKLCAILEEGLVDAAKKAGVKTRFYRAGAMFCTYFTDKDIFDYNTAKTSDTAKFARFFTGMLKRGVNIAPSQFEAGFMSLAHTEKDIEKTVKAAYESLKES, from the coding sequence TATCGGAAATCTCAGAAATATTTTAATCAGGCAAAGGCTGTGATGCCGGGAGGCGTGAACAGTCCTGTCAGGGCGTTTAAGGCTGTGGGCGGAAATCCTATTTTCATCAAAAGGGCAAAAGGCTCAAAGATATATGATGTAGACGGCAATTCTTATATTGATTATGTGCTTTCATGGGGGCCTCTCATACTCGGGCATGCACACCCAAAAGTAGTTAAGGCGCTGAAATCAGCGATAGAAAGAGGAACGAGCTATGGCGCTCCAACCCTTCTTGAGATTGAACTCGCAAACCTTGTTATTAAGGCATATCCGTCCATAGATAAGGTTAGGATGGTGAATTCAGGGACAGAGGCAGCGATGAGCGCAATAAGGGTTGCGAGGGGATTTACAAAGAGGGATAAGATTATAAAATTTGAGGGATGTTATCACGGCCATGCAAACGGCCTGCTTGTTAAGGCAGGTTCAGGCGCAATGACATTCGGAGTCCCTGACAGCCCCGGAGTTCCGAAGTCCTATGCTCAGAATACTATAACTCTTCCGTTTAATGATTTAGGTGCATTAAAGACAGTGATTGAAAGAGAATGGAAATCAGCAGCCTGCGTCATAGTTGAGCCTGTTGTGGGAAATATCGGATGCGTTCTTCCGCGCCCGGGATTCCTTGAGGCGCTTAGAGAGCTAACAAAAAAATACGGAATCATCCTGATATTTGATGAGGTTATGACAGGTTTCAGGGTTGCGTATGGAGGCGCTCAGGAATATTTTAAGATAAAGCCAGACATGACATGTCTTGGCAAGGTGATAGGAGGCGGGCTTCCAGTCGGAGCATACGGAGGCAAAAAAGAGATTATGTCAATGGTGTCGCCGGAGGGACCTGTTTATCAGGCAGGCACGCTTTCAGGAAATCCGCTTGCCATGACGGCAGGCATTGAAACCCTCAAGATTCTATCAGGCAAAGGGACCTATAAAAAACTCGAAAAACTCTGTGCAATACTTGAAGAGGGGCTGGTTGATGCGGCAAAGAAGGCTGGCGTAAAAACCAGATTTTACAGGGCAGGCGCTATGTTCTGCACATATTTCACTGATAAGGATATTTTTGATTACAACACTGCAAAGACATCTGACACCGCAAAGTTTGCAAGATTCTTTACGGGGATGCTTAAGAGAGGAGTTAATATTGCGCCTTCCCAGTTCGAAGCAGGTTTTATGTCGCTTGCGCATACGGAAAAGGACATAGAGAAAACAGTAAAAGCAGCTTACGAGTCTTTAAAAGAAAGTTGA
- a CDS encoding glucose-6-phosphate isomerase: MLELNFSNMMGDVIGEKGISERQIEGIKAVVYEIDKRIKAKERPELAFIGLLEQDTSEIKKIASDVRKKFENFLILGIGGSALGPRAILEALSPFHNLDKKPRVFVYDNVDPRTLQRILSLAGIKKTAVNVITKSGSTAETMASFMILWDKMNSAVSDSAKNFIATTDPEKGSLRMIVDEKGFRTLSIPQGVVGRYSVLSPVGLLCAEVAGVDADEMLKGARDIHSKCSDAEIWKNPAYLFGTLLYLMEREEKRNINVLIPYADGLKPTAEWFCQLWAESLGKSGSGLTPYPSLGTTDQHSQLQLWMEGPEDKVVVFIKVDDYGVDFEIPKVFKDVEGTSYLGGHTLSELIKAEQESTELALSKIKRPNMTISIPKIDAYHMGQLFHFFEMATAFTGFLYGVNPFNQPGVEEGKNFTYGMMGKKGYEAKKEEVEKAKAKKMCWKV, encoded by the coding sequence ATGCTTGAGCTCAATTTTTCAAATATGATGGGGGATGTGATAGGAGAGAAGGGCATCTCTGAGAGACAGATTGAGGGTATAAAGGCAGTCGTATATGAAATTGATAAACGAATAAAGGCAAAAGAAAGGCCTGAACTCGCATTTATAGGCCTTCTTGAGCAGGACACGTCAGAGATTAAAAAAATCGCATCAGATGTCAGGAAAAAATTTGAGAACTTCTTAATCCTCGGTATCGGCGGCTCTGCACTTGGCCCGAGGGCGATACTGGAGGCGCTGAGCCCTTTCCACAACCTTGACAAGAAGCCAAGGGTGTTTGTTTATGATAATGTCGATCCGAGGACGCTTCAGCGGATTTTATCTCTGGCAGGCATTAAAAAAACAGCGGTTAATGTCATCACAAAATCAGGAAGCACTGCCGAGACAATGGCGTCTTTCATGATACTGTGGGATAAGATGAACAGCGCTGTTTCTGATTCAGCAAAAAATTTTATTGCGACAACTGACCCTGAAAAAGGCAGCCTGAGAATGATTGTAGATGAAAAAGGATTCAGGACACTCTCAATTCCGCAGGGTGTTGTAGGAAGATATTCTGTCCTTAGCCCTGTGGGTTTGCTTTGCGCCGAGGTTGCAGGCGTTGATGCAGATGAAATGCTTAAAGGCGCAAGGGATATTCACAGTAAATGCTCGGATGCAGAGATATGGAAAAACCCAGCATATCTTTTCGGGACATTGCTTTATCTCATGGAAAGGGAGGAAAAGAGAAACATAAATGTTTTGATTCCTTATGCTGACGGACTGAAACCAACAGCAGAATGGTTCTGTCAGTTATGGGCAGAGAGCCTCGGGAAATCTGGGTCAGGGCTTACGCCATATCCGTCACTCGGCACAACAGACCAGCATTCCCAGCTTCAGTTATGGATGGAAGGCCCTGAGGATAAAGTTGTCGTATTTATAAAAGTTGATGATTATGGGGTTGACTTTGAAATCCCGAAAGTTTTTAAGGATGTGGAAGGAACGAGCTATCTCGGAGGGCATACGCTTTCAGAGCTTATTAAGGCAGAGCAGGAATCAACAGAGCTTGCCCTGTCAAAGATTAAAAGGCCGAATATGACAATAAGCATTCCGAAGATAGATGCGTACCACATGGGGCAGTTATTCCATTTCTTTGAGATGGCGACAGCGTTCACAGGTTTTTTATACGGCGTGAATCCCTTTAACCAGCCCGGTGTTGAGGAGGGCAAGAACTTCACTTACGGCATGATGGGGAAAAAGGGATACGAGGCAAAAAAAGAAGAGGTGGAGAAGGCAAAGGCGAAGAAGATGTGCTGGAAGGTGTGA
- a CDS encoding AtpZ/AtpI family protein — protein MAEKPLFRQLLEASTIGLNLVLATFVGLAMGYGLDYLFDKYLGVITYPWLTIIFLIIGIIAGFRELIRMARKTYDGDDGNNKKGI, from the coding sequence ATGGCAGAAAAACCCTTATTCAGGCAGCTTCTTGAGGCAAGCACGATAGGGCTTAACCTTGTGCTTGCGACTTTTGTCGGGCTTGCTATGGGATACGGGCTTGATTATCTCTTCGATAAATACCTCGGTGTAATAACATATCCATGGCTTACAATTATTTTTTTAATAATCGGGATAATTGCAGGTTTTCGCGAACTCATAAGAATGGCGAGGAAGACATACGATGGGGATGACGGAAATAATAAAAAGGGTATATAG